Within the Saccharopolyspora gloriosae genome, the region CGCGGGAGCGACATCGTGTCAGCAGGCGGCGGTACCAAGGCGATCCTGGCGGCTCTGGCCGCGAACGCGGGCATCGCGGTGGCCAAGTTCGGCGGGTTCCTGTTCACCGGGTCGTCGTCGATGCTCGCCGAGTCCGTGCACTCGGTCGCGGACACGTCCAACCAGGGCCTGCTGCTGCTCGGCCAGAAGACTTCGGTGCGCAAACCCACCGAGGAGCACCCGTTCGGCTACGGGCGGGACCGCTACTTCTACTCGTTCGTCGTGGCACTGCTGCTGTTCAGCCTCGGTTCGGTGTTCGCCCTGTACGAGGGCATCCACAAGATCCAGCACCCGGAGGAACTGACCTCGCCGATCGTGGCCGTGGTGATTCTTTTGGTGGCCATCGGGCTGGAGTCCTACAGCTTCGCCACCGCCATCAAGGAGTCCCGCGCGATCAAGGGCGGGCTCGGCTGGTGGCAGTTCATCCGCCAGGCCAAGACGCCGGAACTGCCGGTGGTGCTGCTGGAGGACGCGGGAGCGCTGCTGGGGCTGGTGTTCGCGCTCGGCGGTGTCGGACTGTCCGTGCTCACCGGGAACCCCGTTTTCGACGGCATCGGCACCGCGTGCATCGGTGTGCTGCTGGGCGCCATCGCGATCGTGCTCATCATCGAGACGAAGAGCCTGCTCATCGGCGAGGGCGCGACCCGCTCGGTGCTGGACGACATCGTGGGCGAGCTGCGCGGCGGCAAGGTGCAGAAGGTCATCCACATCCGCACCCAGTACCTCGGTCCGGACGAACTGCTGGTCGCCGCGAAGATCGGGCTGACCCCGTCGATCTCCGCCGCGGAGGTGGCAACGGAGATCGACGACGCGGAGGCGCGGGTCCGGGCGAAGGTCCCCGCCGCGCGCCTGATCTACCTCGAACCCGATCTGGACCGTGGCGCGAACTCGGCCGCCGAGAACGCGTCCATGGTCTCGGAACAGGACTGAATCTTCTCGATTTATCCACTTGCGCAGGCTTTCCCGATGATCTGGGGAAAACCGGGAAATTGTCTTGATAGGAGGCCGTCTACCTGCGGCGACGTCTGCTATGAGCACGGAACGTGATCGGCTCGCTGCATTTGGCGGATCACGATGTCCGCCGGGTGGACGGGGCGGTCACAGAGCATTAACGAATTGCTCCGGCCACACTGTTTTCCGGCGAACCCGGTGCAACACTCCCCGCTAGGGTGCGTTCCACCATTCGGGTTGGAAGAGGAGGGCGACAGTGCCAGGGACCGGGCTGTGGCGAACTAAGTCGGTCGAGCAATCGATCAAGGATACCGATGAGCCGGACACGAAGCTCCGGAAGAACCTCGGCGCCTGGGACCTCATGGTCTTCGGCGTCTCGGTCGTCATCGG harbors:
- a CDS encoding cation diffusion facilitator family transporter, which produces MSAGGGTKAILAALAANAGIAVAKFGGFLFTGSSSMLAESVHSVADTSNQGLLLLGQKTSVRKPTEEHPFGYGRDRYFYSFVVALLLFSLGSVFALYEGIHKIQHPEELTSPIVAVVILLVAIGLESYSFATAIKESRAIKGGLGWWQFIRQAKTPELPVVLLEDAGALLGLVFALGGVGLSVLTGNPVFDGIGTACIGVLLGAIAIVLIIETKSLLIGEGATRSVLDDIVGELRGGKVQKVIHIRTQYLGPDELLVAAKIGLTPSISAAEVATEIDDAEARVRAKVPAARLIYLEPDLDRGANSAAENASMVSEQD